The nucleotide window ACGAGCCGCTGTTCCCTGTCGAGGAGGCGAGCTTACCGGGTAAAGAGCTGATTGGAAAGTTCATTAGTTGCGAAGGCTGGTGGGAGCGCGTAAGTCTATTTTCGATCTCACATGTAGATGTACTGATGATCTCCCAGCTTGCAAGCCTCTGGGCTCAAGAAAACGAACGCAATTACCCGTCAGCCACTCACATTGATTTCATACTCGCCCTTTCCCAGCTTTACGGTTCCTCCATCTTACACTCCATTAGACCGATCGTTGAAGGGTACCTTGCCGAGATGGAGTCCACAAAAGTTTACGACCGACACAAGACACGAGCAATGTGGGAGTTCCTAGCTGGTGTCCTTAGGGGGTCGATGGAGTGGTCCGGAAAAGATAGAAAGAATCTTTGGGACTGGTTTACCCCGAGGTTACCAGAATTGCGTGCGAATATCAGACACGATACTATTAAGTAAGTACAAGTCATTCAACTCTCGATATCTAATGCGTAAAAGCTAACTTCAGTTAGGTGCTGGGATACTTCAATTGAGTACGTATTATGCGATCAGGACCCTAGAAGGTTCAAACCACTTGTCGACTTCTGTATCAACGCTGCTCTGAGTGCAAACTTCCAAGGAGCTTCTGCATTTGATCGTAAGTGCGACATGAACTTTGAAGCAAACAATATTGACTAGCGCGTTCCAGTGACGAGGAGTGTTCAGCTTGCACGATCGGTCATCCGGTGTCTTCAGTGGCGTTTTAACGCTTGGGCGGATGACTTTGTCGAAGTTTACTTCCGGGAAGTAACCTGTCCTTATGCTGAGGTCCGAGGCCTCATTGCGTCAGTGCTCAATGCCATCGATCAGCTCAAGGTAAGCGTCCTTTACTCATCTTTTGACTACGTATTCTAATACTCTACATAGTTCTATCCTTCATATCCTTCCGCTGCCGCCCTGGTCTCCGATATTCTACAAGACCCCAAGGATAATAGGGATATCATGCACATCCGAAGCGGTTTCTTCCAACCCCAACTCGAGAAAATCATGAGGTCACTGCCATTATTGAAGGAGGATAGACCACATGGACCGAAGGCCGTTTTGTCGGATCACGACACTTCTGCAACTACAGGTACGATTAAGCACATCCACGAGTGATTGGCACACTGACAAAATGACTTAGCTATCTTGTGGCTTACGGTTGAGCTGTCGGACGTTCACGCTGTATCTGCTTTCCCCTACATCATTCCGTATCTGTGAGTCATATCCAAAGCTGGATCTTTGGGGGCTAATATATGCTATCTAGTCCCCAGATTTTCGAGCTTCGTGAACTCAACGACAATATTGACCTGCAGCGAAACTGTGGCCGACTCCTTGCGATGATCACGTCCATCACGCCTGCTCTCGATCTTATTGATCCTCTTATGTCAGCGTTGATGAACATTCTGCAAGAATCTTCTGTGAGCCTTTTCGCCTTCATGTATAAAGCTGGCAACTAACGTAAAATAGTCATGGAGAACAAGAATCAAGGTTATGCCTGTTTTAAGTTTGGTTTACTTTAGGAACCTGTCATTGTTGTCAGAGCCCTGCAAGGCTCAATGTTTGGATGTCGTGTCGGCGTGCTTAAGGGATCCCAACCAAGAAGTTCGAGAGATGGCATGCTCGTGAGTCCTCTCCGTAATGATTATTTCGAGGACGCGTTGCTCATGTTGCACATAGCACATTAAGCGGTTTCTTGCGTTGTTCTCAACGAGCGATGGTTGTTATCTTGAAGGTAAGTGTTTCATTGCCCGCTTTGAGTGCCAATAATCACTGACATCGTGACAATAGGATCGTTTCGCTCGCGAGATCCAATCAATCATCCTCCCCAAGCGACGCGGTGCCCCTGGCCAAGTCAATCCCGAATATCAAGAGACACTTATTCAACTGCATGGGGCCATTCTGGGAGCAACTGCTCTCGTCGAAGCCTTCCCTTACACTATCCCCAAATTCATCCGTGAGTTTCGGCTGATAATATGCCAAGGTTGCTAAACCCTAATTCTCATCCCCACAGCCAAACTTCTCGCCGACGTATTGGCTCCTCGAGTTTCAGACCCTGCTCCTATCTCTACCACTATCCGATCCTGTGTAGCCGTAAGTCCCAGGTTAGTCTCACTTTTCTGCATACATTGACGTTTTACTCTAGTCTTTCAAGCGGACTCATGAGAAATACCAAGATAAATTCTCGGAAGATGAACTGTCAGCAATGAATTATGCTCAAGCCGGTAACTCGTACTGTACGTATTCCTTCGTTTCTTGGTGTCCCGGGCTGCAGTTAATGTTTTGCGATTTCCAGACGCGTAACGAGATGTATGATTAAGCGTTGAGAAGCTTGAAGTGCAAGTATAAATACAACGAGGTCGCGTCGATCAATGTATTCGCATCTGTTTAGAACTGTTCACATGTACTTTGACTTTTCGATTGGGCGATGCAATTTCTCAAAGCATCTAGCATGACAGAAATATATTCACATCTGACCCAAGCTACTTTTGTGATATTCGGAAAACCCGCCCTCTTCGAAACATCGAAGGGTGACAAATGGGTTTCACCTGGAACATATTCAAAACCTTCAATATCGATGGTCACGTTCTTGCCATAACCCCCAATGACCTGAAAGCCTCAGCATGGTAGGTAGTATGGACCAGGATGTCGAAGCCGGATTCGCCGCTGGATCGAAGAGTCCTGACATtctcaacaacagcaggaGGCCAAGTTTACGATGGTAAGCAAGAACAATGTCAGAGGTTGTGATCGCGTGGACTGAATTTTTCTTCTGTCCTTCAGCTCACAGGTTCTTGAACTGGTATCGACATaaaagcaaaaagatgAACATTGCCCCTGGAGAATAAGgatatgaagaagatttcGTATCTAAAACTACATCTCAGCACGGACTGACAATAGCGAACTTAGGGGATACAAAAAATTTAGAAGatagaaagaagaaagaacaaACAAGCAGAATGCGACAAGTTGATGCATGCCAGATGTAAAGGATTTTTAAATAATCCCCCCCCTGAATGTCGCTCGACTCCGCTGATGTACCTTCCTAATCTATCTCTATTCCTCTACCTCTCAAggaacagcagcagcgtTGGAGATAGTCTTGGGCCCGGGCTTACCCCATGACCCCTTCGCAGTTCCGGGAACCTtggtcttctcctttgcgGGCTCCGCCTTCAACGCCACAGTAGCAGCCCGTCCATCAGGGATGAAACCAAACTCCATCCTGCCCTGATTGTCTTTAGTACCTTGGCAGATGTAGAatcccttcctctcgaACTGGATGATATCCCACTTTTTAAGGCCTTCAACTTCCTTGGAAGCAAGCGCGTAGGTGCGGTACTCGGTCTTAGTGTTGAGGACCTCAGGGAGGAAgtcgtcctcctcgagcttcttcttggtgaTGAGGTAATCGTATTCAATGAGGACGACGGGGACAAGGGGGTTGGCGTCAGTGGGCGCAGCGAGCCAGGTGACCTTCTTGGTAGTCTTCTTGAAGTCTCCGGCGAGGTGAAGTGTGATagtgagagaagaaacgTCGCCGGAAGGGGTGGTAGTCTTGGAAGTAACGAAGGCATTTCCCCAATCCATGGCGGTGATCTATTAAGATAAGGTAGTTACGCTGTGAGCTGTATGCTTTGGGCACAGCGGAGTGTGAGGAAGCACACacctcttcattctcaccaaaAGTCTTGGCGTCCTCCTGCTCCATGATCAACTTGCTAGCAAaaaccatcttcttctctccaacCTCAGGGTTTTTCTTGTGCAAGGGCTTGCTAACAACCTCAGGCTCCCCAGTCTCACGGCCGATAACATTGACAATGACCCTAGATGTATGGGTTAGtgccttccttctttccccgGTTTGCAGTCTGAAGATACGTACATCCTGTCCTCGGCAATGGCCCAGTATCGAGGAGCAACAGGGTCGATAACCTTCTTGTTAACAGTCCAGATACCATCCCACTCAAGCTGAACGGCTTGCTGAGAAGCACCCTGACCGAGAATATAGTTCTTAAGACCCTGAACCGTCATACCGCGGGATCGTATACCTAAACGACGAAAGGAGTGGATGCATCAACTCAGAGCCTGAAATAAATGATAACACATAAGACAGAAAGAAAGGCCCACCTCGAACGGTAGGGAATCGAGGGTCATCCCAACCCTTGACAACATTCTTCTCGACAAGGTACTTCAATTTTCTCTTACTCAAAACAGTGTAAACAAAGTCGACCCTGCTGAAATCAAAGATCTCAATATTGGCGAAACCAAGAGTCTTAAGGAACCATTGGTATTGCTCGTGACGGGCCCAATACTCATTGGCTCGGAGAGCGTGGGTGACGCCATCGAGATGATCGATGATAGGACATGCGAGGTCGTACATGGGGTAAGCCTTGTACTTGGTACTAAACACAGAAGGTGTGATTAGATTGTGCGGCGTGAGGAGAGGGATCCAACGTACCCAGTAACGTGGTGGGAGCCCCCAACATATCGGTAAATGACAGGGTCACGCAAAGTACCATTCTTGTGCTGATAATCAATCTTGGCCCTTAAACTCCAcctcttgccttcctccGTACCCTCACACATCTCCTTGAACTTAATCAAGTTCTCTTCAACAGAGAGGTTTCGGTTATTAGAGGGGATCATAGCTCGACGCTGCTCTTTGACGGTTTCGCCCTCAGTGTCGTCCATGAAAGCGTCGCCTTGCTTGATGAGTTGCTCGGCGTAGGCCTGGATCTTGTCAAAGTGGTCGGAAGTGTGGACTATCTTGTCGAAGGAGATCTCAATCATTTTGAGGTCTTCCTGGATAGCCTCCTCGAACTCACCCTATATAACCAAAAGAAACATAATGGTCAGAATCTCAATTCAAACAAATGCATGAGAGATGAACAtacctcctccttgacaGGATTGGTGTCATCGAAACGGAGGATGAACTTGCCCTGGTACTGATCGGCGAGGTATCTGTTAAGGATAGCAGCCTTGAGATGACCGATGTGCAAGTATCCTGAAGGCTCAGGAGCTACACAATAATCATCAGTATTGAGCGGCAGATAAGACCAAGATAGCATATGTACCGAACCTAACTACAaccttgcccttgacaGCGTTAGGCAAAACGACATCGATACTCTCCAATctcttggtcttcttgcccttctccatctcgcTCTTGGCCTGTCTGTGAGACTCGAGCGCAGCCTTGGGAACATCAAGTGTCTCGACGTGGTTGAACCATCGCTGCAAGTGGGGTCGCCCGGGCTTCTTGATGGAACCAATAGCAGAGTTATTGCCTCGGATGGTTCCCCAAATGGTAGCGTCGCCGAAACCGAACTTGGGGCCTGCAAAGTAGGTACGGTAGGCGAGGTAGTCGTCCAGAGCGTCGAGGACGGCGGAGACGTCTTGGAAAGAGCTGGTCGAGGTTAAAAGggtggggagaggagggagagggacCTTGAGTTATTTCAGCATTATTACTTTAACGGGTTATGGGCCATTTTCTTGCCTACCTCCTTGCCGTCGACACCCTTCTCAAGCTCAGCTCGAACGTTCTCGGCACCAACAACATCACCGTAAGTAGTCTGACCCTGTTCCCCAGACTGAGTGTCCCAGATAACGGGAATACCCTGCAAAGCGGCGAGAGCAATGATAACAAAGGGGGGAGTCTGCACGAGAGGTAGAACAACGTCGGGCATTTGTAACTGTAAATGGAAATTTGTATATAAGGAACATAACGAAAGTTGCGTCGAAATGGAATTCAATCGTGGAGCGGAGGCAAATTACAACCAAGCGGCGGCCACCGTGAGTATCAACCAGCGGTCAGCcgcttgttgttgattgATTGAGATTCGTTGTGACCCACCATACTGAGCTGGACCTTAATAATTCAAGCTCAGTAACTCCGCCACGGTACTGTACTGTAGAAtcaccaacaacaacaccatcacatcaccgccaccaccatcaccgaTATTGAATAGTCATAGATTCATCGTTGATACTATAACGTAGAATTAGAATTAAGAAGCTATTGGATTTCATTTATAGTAATCCTTTTATTTTGCGGTTTTGAACTTTAATTCTTCAGTAGTATAACGGTTAGTATAACCGCTTCTCAGTTTTACAGGTTTCTGTGTTCTGTTCGCGGTAGACCAGGGTTCAACTCCCTGCTGGAGAACattgtctttttttctcatTTGGTTTTCATGTTTGCTACAACATTCTTTTGGGAATATCTGAGGGATTCTTCTTATTGCTAATCTGTATGCATGTATATGCCATAGTTTAATCATGTAAACATCCGTAAATAAGGGTTATTTCATCGGCCAAAGGCCTTTGTTGCTCGCTATGTAATTCTAGTCAGTGGCGCCCTTAAATTATAAATAAGTACAAAGCCATATATCGGCTATGACCGCCGATAAgatccttttcttttggatTTTGCACCGAGAAGGTGGTGATGGCGTCCGAGATCCCGGGGCCCTCGCTGATAAAAGGTACTTTCCATCCTCGGTCGTCTCATCTGTCCGTGCGTGTTTCCCCCCTCTGAggatctttcctccttatCAAAAACTCGCAAATTTTAAGCTGCTCCTCGTCAAATACAACTTACCCAAGCAATGTCAACGTCATACCTCCATACTCCTCCGGCAGAGACCTTCACCCCTTCTCGTGAGGCCACCGTTTATCTGCATACTCCGTTCCATCCCAAAGCAGAGATTTATGCTGAGACCAAATTCAAGAAGGTCTTGCGCccgaaggatgggaaagtAGATGATCTTATGAAGCAGATTGATGGTATCTGTAAGTCTTAAGTGTGTCAGTGTCCCGAATTGATGTTGAGCTAATTGGTTTAGTACTCCGAACGGGCGATGTCACTGAGGAAATGGTTCTTGCCGCCCCCAATCTGCGTATCATCTCCCGTAACGGTACCGGCGTCGACAACGTCCCTCTACCCACTTGCCTTTCCCGCGGTATTGCAGTCACCAATGTCCCAGGTGGTAATGCCTTCGCTGTCGCCGAGCTTGCCATCACTCTCATGCTTACCGTTTTACGCCGCGTTGTCGAGGTGGACAAACGGATCAGGGGCGGTGAGCTTGTACCAAGTATAGAAGCGCTCGCGCCAGGTcttggagggaagaaggtggggttggtggggatgggagaTATAGCATATGAGCTTGCAAAGCTGCTTCGTGCGTTTGGATGCGAAGTGCTTGTCCAttcaccttcttcgccaGATACTAGATGGACTGTGGAAGATACTCGATACTCGGTTCCTATCTCTCACACCCGCATGCCTAGCCTCCGATCTTTACTCGAAGAATGTGATgtcctctccctccactGTCCCCTCAACGCGAATACGAGATATATGATTGGCCGAGAAGAGTTGGGGTGGATGAAATCTACCGCGGTTGTGATCAATACTGCCAGAGGTGGAATCATAGATGAGCGCGCATTGGAAGAGGcattgaaggagaggaaaatTGGAGGAGCAGGGTTGGATGTGTTTGAGAAGGAGCCAGCATATGGAGGAAGTCTGGGCGGATTGAGGGATTTGGACAATGTTGTACTTTTGCCTCACTTGTAAGTCTCGCGGTTTGTTTTCTCGCAACCCCGTTCTCCCTCTTTCATTGTCCCTcgttcatcttctttccttcttcttgctcccTTCAACGCGGAAACAGGGAAGTTAACACGGTCACGATTAAAATAGGGGTGGAAGTACAGACAATGTCACTCTTGACGGATGTATCAAAGCTGT belongs to Cryptococcus neoformans var. grubii H99 chromosome 7, complete sequence and includes:
- a CDS encoding phosphoglycerate dehydrogenase; this encodes MSTSYLHTPPAETFTPSREATVYLHTPFHPKAEIYAETKFKKVLRPKDGKVDDLMKQIDGILLRTGDVTEEMVLAAPNLRIISRNGTGVDNVPLPTCLSRGIAVTNVPGGNAFAVAELAITLMLTVLRRVVEVDKRIRGGELVPSIEALAPGLGGKKVGLVGMGDIAYELAKLLRAFGCEVLVHSPSSPDTRWTVEDTRYSVPISHTRMPSLRSLLEECDVLSLHCPLNANTRYMIGREELGWMKSTAVVINTARGGIIDERALEEALKERKIGGAGLDVFEKEPAYGGSLGGLRDLDNVVLLPHLGGSTDNVTLDGCIKAVDIMASYFDGEGTINRVI
- a CDS encoding glutamate-tRNA ligase — translated: MPDVVLPLVQTPPFVIIALAALQGIPVIWDTQSGEQGQTTYGDVVGAENVRAELEKGVDGKEVPLPPLPTLLTSTSSFQDVSAVLDALDDYLAYRTYFAGPKFGFGDATIWGTIRGNNSAIGSIKKPGRPHLQRWFNHVETLDVPKAALESHRQAKSEMEKGKKTKRLESIDVVLPNAVKGKVVVRFAPEPSGYLHIGHLKAAILNRYLADQYQGKFILRFDDTNPVKEEGEFEEAIQEDLKMIEISFDKIVHTSDHFDKIQAYAEQLIKQGDAFMDDTEGETVKEQRRAMIPSNNRNLSVEENLIKFKEMCEGTEEGKRWSLRAKIDYQHKNGTLRDPVIYRYVGGSHHVTGTKYKAYPMYDLACPIIDHLDGVTHALRANEYWARHEQYQWFLKTLGFANIEIFDFSRVDFVYTVLSKRKLKYLVEKNVVKGWDDPRFPTVRGIRSRGMTVQGLKNYILGQGASQQAVQLEWDGIWTVNKKVIDPVAPRYWAIAEDRMVIVNVIGRETGEPEVVSKPLHKKNPEVGEKKMVFASKLIMEQEDAKTFGENEEITAMDWGNAFVTSKTTTPSGDVSSLTITLHLAGDFKKTTKKVTWLAAPTDANPLVPVVLIEYDYLITKKKLEEDDFLPEVLNTKTEYRTYALASKEVEGLKKWDIIQFERKGFYICQGTKDNQGRMEFGFIPDGRAATVALKAEPAKEKTKVPGTAKGSWGKPGPKTISNAAAVP